A stretch of the Rhodothermales bacterium genome encodes the following:
- a CDS encoding solute:sodium symporter family transporter: MSLSPFDILTFVGFFAVVIGISLYKARDESSSADYFLAGRSLGFGLIGFSLIASNISTEHFVGMAGQGFGSVGMAVASYEWMAAITLVFVGLYLLPRFLRSGIYTIPEYLEYRFNATSRLIMAIFMMIMYVAVALASILYSGAIGLATIFDLDLTTGVWAIGIVAGLYTVYGGLKAVVWTDLFQGGALLVGGLVVMVLGFVAVGGPAAFFEQNADKLHVILPADHPEIPWTALVLGLWIPNLFYWGLNQFIVQRTLGAKSLRDGQLGIMLAAGIKVFIPFIIILPGIMAFQLYSDQISNPDQAYPTLIREILPGGLRGIMFAALFGAVLSSLDSMLNSASTIFTMDLYKRHLNPGADTKKLVRTGQFATGVFVLIACLIAPLLSNPEFGGIFTYIQMFQGFISPGIVTTFLFGLIVRKAPPAAAIAALLGNVVIYGLLLWTLPDESFLNHMAITFLLLVALMAVITLVKPLSEPVVMPVNQDIDVTPSPAAKKLGMGIVAVTLVMYVIFW; this comes from the coding sequence ATGTCACTTTCCCCTTTCGACATCCTGACTTTCGTCGGGTTCTTCGCCGTCGTCATCGGCATTTCACTGTACAAGGCCCGGGACGAGTCGTCCAGCGCGGATTATTTCCTGGCCGGACGCAGTCTGGGATTCGGACTCATCGGTTTCTCCCTCATTGCCTCGAATATCTCCACCGAGCACTTCGTGGGGATGGCCGGCCAGGGATTCGGCTCCGTGGGGATGGCGGTGGCCAGTTACGAGTGGATGGCGGCGATCACCCTCGTTTTCGTGGGGTTGTACCTGTTGCCCCGGTTCCTCCGGTCCGGCATCTATACCATTCCCGAGTACCTGGAGTACCGGTTCAACGCCACGAGCCGGCTCATCATGGCCATCTTCATGATGATCATGTACGTGGCCGTTGCGCTGGCCTCCATCCTGTACTCGGGAGCCATCGGACTCGCCACCATCTTCGACCTGGACCTCACCACGGGAGTGTGGGCCATCGGGATCGTGGCCGGTCTGTACACGGTCTATGGCGGACTCAAGGCCGTTGTGTGGACCGACCTGTTCCAGGGCGGCGCGCTGCTGGTGGGGGGCCTCGTGGTCATGGTCCTCGGTTTTGTGGCGGTCGGTGGTCCGGCGGCGTTCTTCGAGCAGAATGCGGACAAACTGCACGTCATCCTCCCGGCCGATCATCCGGAAATCCCGTGGACGGCGCTGGTCCTGGGCTTGTGGATCCCCAACCTGTTCTACTGGGGGCTGAACCAGTTCATCGTGCAACGAACCCTGGGGGCCAAGTCCTTGCGGGATGGCCAACTCGGCATCATGCTGGCAGCCGGGATCAAGGTCTTCATTCCCTTCATCATCATCCTGCCGGGCATCATGGCGTTCCAGCTGTACTCCGACCAGATCAGCAATCCTGACCAGGCCTATCCAACCCTCATCCGGGAAATCCTGCCGGGCGGTTTGAGGGGCATCATGTTCGCTGCGCTGTTCGGGGCCGTACTCAGTAGTCTGGATTCCATGCTCAACTCGGCATCGACCATCTTCACGATGGACCTGTACAAACGCCACCTCAACCCCGGCGCAGACACGAAAAAACTGGTCCGCACGGGTCAGTTCGCGACCGGCGTCTTTGTCCTTATTGCGTGTCTCATAGCTCCCCTGCTGTCCAATCCGGAATTCGGTGGCATCTTCACGTACATCCAGATGTTCCAGGGCTTCATTTCCCCCGGAATCGTGACGACGTTCCTTTTCGGGCTCATTGTGCGGAAGGCGCCCCCGGCGGCGGCCATTGCCGCGCTGCTCGGCAATGTGGTCATCTATGGGCTTCTGCTGTGGACGCTCCCCGACGAGTCGTTCCTGAACCATATGGCCATTACCTTCCTCCTCTTGGTGGCCCTGATGGCCGTCATCACCCTCGTCAAGCCCCTCTCCGAACCCGTCGTCATGCCGGTCAACCAGGACATTGATGTCACGCCCAGTCCGGCCGCGAAAAAACTCGGTATGGGCATCGTGGCGGTGACCCTGGTCATGTACGTGATATTCTGGTAG
- a CDS encoding serine/threonine-protein kinase yields the protein MPESTLVGQQVAHYIIEAELGQGGMGVVYKARDTMLERTVALKFLPPMFSKDEQAKARFTHEARAVSALDHPNVAVVHEIGSTEKGEMFIVMAFYNGRTLEDIIAEGPVSLDDTVSWCLDIARGLAAAHDKGIIHRDIKPGNIMVTEAGFLKILDFGLAKVQDVTMTMGAMSLGTLAYMSPEQAQGVPVDNRTDLWALGVVMYEMLAGKRPFDGPYDAAILYAAANTDHERVSVWRADAPAHLAAIVDKLLQKMPEQRYQDAHELIADLEQMRAPMPSVMTAAPASAISAPAHLSAGPAGPSAVSGSGPASVGPGFSPSAPTIPLWKRPVVIGGAVVLGLVGAGGVYWAAVGGGSDGGNTEVAQLSPRVMAQSRYDNGIEKWRQGDRAMALRDIERATQEDPTFAPAWMSLSAFYYQTGDYGNSVRTARRAIELNPAESETAFYNLGLSLAEQNDSAGAIEALESAIRADTLMGAAYSALGDILTENGQAEDALMVLRQGSAVASSEVLPFIYKNEGKALLALGRTEDAITRLRGSLNLNPGLAESALLLARAYDSIGQRRLAREQWETFLQLERTDLDAISEAEARLLQNP from the coding sequence TTGCCGGAGTCCACGTTGGTCGGTCAGCAGGTAGCCCACTATATCATTGAAGCCGAACTCGGACAGGGCGGCATGGGAGTGGTGTACAAAGCCCGCGATACCATGCTCGAGCGCACCGTCGCGCTGAAATTCCTGCCGCCCATGTTCAGCAAGGACGAGCAGGCGAAGGCCCGGTTCACGCATGAAGCCCGCGCGGTCTCCGCGCTGGACCACCCGAATGTGGCCGTGGTTCATGAAATCGGCTCGACCGAGAAGGGCGAGATGTTCATTGTCATGGCCTTCTACAATGGCCGGACGCTCGAAGACATCATTGCCGAAGGGCCCGTTTCCCTCGACGACACCGTATCCTGGTGCCTGGACATCGCTCGCGGCCTGGCCGCCGCCCACGACAAGGGCATCATCCACCGGGACATCAAGCCCGGGAATATCATGGTCACCGAGGCCGGATTCCTGAAAATCCTGGACTTCGGCCTGGCCAAGGTGCAGGACGTGACCATGACCATGGGAGCCATGTCGCTCGGGACCCTGGCCTACATGAGCCCGGAGCAGGCGCAGGGCGTGCCCGTGGACAACCGGACGGATCTGTGGGCGCTCGGCGTGGTCATGTATGAGATGCTTGCCGGCAAACGCCCGTTTGATGGTCCGTATGATGCGGCCATACTGTACGCCGCGGCCAATACCGATCATGAGCGGGTGTCCGTGTGGCGGGCCGATGCGCCCGCTCATCTGGCGGCCATCGTGGACAAATTGCTCCAGAAGATGCCGGAACAGCGGTATCAGGATGCCCACGAATTGATTGCCGATCTCGAACAGATGCGGGCGCCCATGCCCAGCGTCATGACGGCTGCTCCCGCTTCCGCCATTTCTGCCCCTGCCCACCTCTCAGCCGGTCCTGCTGGGCCGAGCGCTGTTTCAGGCTCGGGCCCAGCGTCTGTTGGGCCAGGGTTTTCTCCGTCCGCTCCCACCATTCCTTTATGGAAACGGCCGGTTGTCATTGGCGGTGCCGTGGTGCTGGGACTCGTGGGGGCCGGTGGTGTGTACTGGGCCGCGGTGGGAGGGGGCTCTGACGGGGGGAACACCGAAGTGGCGCAGCTGTCACCCCGGGTCATGGCCCAGTCCCGTTACGACAACGGAATTGAAAAATGGCGGCAGGGCGACCGGGCCATGGCTCTCCGGGACATCGAACGGGCCACGCAGGAGGATCCTACATTCGCTCCGGCCTGGATGTCGCTGTCGGCGTTCTATTACCAGACGGGTGACTACGGGAATTCCGTCCGAACGGCCCGCAGAGCCATAGAACTGAATCCCGCGGAATCAGAAACGGCATTTTACAATCTTGGACTCTCGCTGGCCGAGCAGAACGATAGCGCAGGCGCCATTGAGGCCCTGGAATCTGCCATCCGTGCAGATACGCTGATGGGTGCCGCCTACAGCGCACTGGGTGACATCCTGACGGAGAATGGGCAAGCTGAAGATGCGTTGATGGTGCTTCGCCAGGGCTCGGCGGTGGCATCGTCGGAAGTGTTGCCATTCATCTACAAGAATGAAGGCAAAGCACTGTTGGCCCTTGGCCGAACGGAGGACGCCATTACGCGACTCCGCGGATCGCTGAACCTCAACCCCGGCCTCGCCGAATCGGCCTTGCTGCTGGCGCGCGCGTACGATTCCATCGGTCAGCGCCGCCTGGCCCGCGAACAGTGGGAGACCTTCCTCCAACTGGAGCGCACGGACCTGGACGCCATCAGCGAGGCCGAAGCCCGCCTGCTCCAGAACCCCTGA
- a CDS encoding TPM domain-containing protein: MNLFTDADRDRIAEAVEAAESRTSGEIVPVIVQRSSTYGVVAYRLAISGAVFGALLHELVKIGYDGWGLPLLLSDTALFFWMLVFGLLAAWLGPRVPAILRLFAGSEMLDERVHMRAQMAFLSEQVFATRDRTGILLLVSLDEHRVEVLGDKGINERVEASDWANVVEDVVSGIRSGSAVDGLVAAIERCGHLLEEKGVALRGDDTDELSNAPRIQ, translated from the coding sequence ATGAATCTGTTTACTGATGCCGATCGCGATCGGATAGCCGAAGCCGTCGAGGCCGCCGAATCGCGGACCTCCGGCGAAATCGTTCCTGTCATTGTCCAGCGCTCGTCCACATACGGCGTTGTGGCCTACCGTCTTGCCATCAGCGGGGCCGTCTTCGGAGCGTTGTTGCACGAACTGGTCAAGATCGGCTATGACGGATGGGGCCTGCCGCTGCTCTTGAGCGATACGGCATTGTTTTTCTGGATGCTGGTGTTCGGTTTGCTTGCTGCGTGGCTGGGTCCCCGCGTGCCCGCCATACTCCGTCTTTTCGCTGGATCGGAAATGCTCGACGAACGGGTCCACATGCGTGCGCAAATGGCCTTCCTGAGTGAGCAGGTCTTTGCCACGAGGGATCGGACGGGCATCCTGCTGCTGGTCTCGCTCGACGAGCACCGGGTGGAAGTGCTGGGTGACAAGGGGATCAATGAGCGGGTGGAGGCCAGCGACTGGGCCAACGTCGTGGAGGACGTCGTATCCGGTATCCGGTCCGGGAGTGCGGTGGACGGTCTGGTTGCCGCCATCGAGCGATGCGGGCACCTGCTGGAGGAAAAAGGGGTGGCGCTGCGCGGCGACGACACGGACGAACTGTCCAATGCTCCGCGAATCCAGTAG